The Methanobacterium sp. genome includes the window GAAATTTTCCAAAATATCAGTGGAAAACGCCGCTAAACTGGTTTCTGAGTTAGAAGAAATAATAAAAAAGAATCAAGCCATTAAAATAGTAGATCTTATGCCTGAAGATATGAACGACATGAGACTAATTTTTGCTAAAGAAAGAGGCTCACACAAAAAAGAAGAACTTGAAAATATATTGAAAATAGTTAATAAATACCGAGAAGAATAAATCTGAGGGTAATACTTAATTTCAAGGATTATTATTCCTATTAAGATTATTCTGAGAGGAATTATTTAATCAATGATTTATATAATAAATATGCCATTGTCAGGGTGATAAAATGGAGGATTATGCGATTATTCTGGACTTTCTACCACTGGGTTATGTTAAAGAGGGATCTAACTCTTACAAACGCAAACCTGTGGCTCAAGCCATTGGTACAGAAGAATTCACCCTGTTAGAGTTAACACCTAAAGAAAATGTAAACTTGGACATTCATGAAAAGGTTTACATAGGTGCAGGACAGAGGGACAAAATCG containing:
- a CDS encoding DNA-directed RNA polymerase subunit F yields the protein MIGKKTLDTDPIPLVNVKPLLEEREKLHELSYEQNLALDHVTKFSKISVENAAKLVSELEEIIKKNQAIKIVDLMPEDMNDMRLIFAKERGSHKKEELENILKIVNKYREE